A region of Panicum virgatum strain AP13 chromosome 8N, P.virgatum_v5, whole genome shotgun sequence DNA encodes the following proteins:
- the LOC120686743 gene encoding vacuolar protein sorting-associated protein 2 homolog 1-like, which yields MSFIFGKKKTPAELLRENKRMLEKSIREIERERQSLQNQEKKLINEIKKVAKQGQMGAVKIMAKDLIRTRHQITKFYALKSQLQGVSLRIQALKSTQAMGEAMKGVTKAMGQMNRQMNLPALQKIMREFEMQNEKMEMVSEVMNDAIDDAWEGDEEEEETEELVNQVFDEIGIDVNSELVKAPATAVAKPVAAGKVPAQAEAAGEADGGIDDDLQARLDNLRKM from the exons atgagcttcatcttcggcAAGAAGAAGACCCCAGCCG AGCTGCTGCGGGAGAATAAGCGGATGCTGGAGAAGTCCATCAGGGAGATTGAGAGGGAGAGGCAGAGCCTGCAGAACCAGGAGAAGAAGCTCATCAACGAGATCAAGAAGGTGGCCAAGCAGGGACAGATG GGAGCTGTAAAAATCATGGCGAAGGACCTTATCCGCACAAGGCACCAGATAACAAAATTTTATGCCCTGAAATCCCAGCTACAAGGTGTATCTCTTCGCATTCAG GCACTGAAATCAACACAAGCAATGGGTGAAGCTATGAAGGGTGTCACAAAAGCCATGGGACAAATGAACAGGCAGATGAATCTGCCTGCTCTGCAGAAGATAATGCGGGAGTTTGAGATGCAGAATGAGAAGATGGAGATGGTTAGTGAAGTGATGAATGATGCCATTGATGATGCATGGGagggcgacgaggaggaggaagagacagAAGAGTTAGTGAACCAAGTCTTTGATGAAATTGGCATTGATGTCAACTCAGAG CTTGTCAAGGCTCCTGCCACGGCAGTTGCTAAACCGGTCGCAGCGGGAAAAGTTCCTGCTCAAGCTGAAGCCGCAGGCGAGGCGGATGGTGGAATAGATGATGACTTGCAGGCGCGGCTTGATAACCTGAGGAAGATGTGA
- the LOC120685235 gene encoding RING-H2 finger protein ATL51-like encodes MGNFESVTRIGAFVILVIVLLPFLRLFHDMCKEEQQADGGRRRRDDEEAAGGGDDTDRAAAAGPPLVCTYRKADGWRESSCGVCLSELADGELIRVLPACIHYFHAGCVQEWLSANATCPLCRAPFAATD; translated from the exons ATGGGGAACTTCGAGTCTGTCACCCGCATCGGCGCCTTCGTGATCCTCGTCATCGTGCTGCTACCGTTCCTCCGGCTGTTCCACGACATGTGCAAGGAGGAGCAGCAGGCCGACGGCGGCCGTCGGCGGAGGGACGACGAGGAAGCTGCCGGAGGAGGTGACGATACAGATAGAGCG gccgccgccgggccgccgctggTGTGCACGTACCGGAAGGCCGACGGGTGGCGGGAGAGCTCGTGCGGGGTGTGCCTGTCGGAGCTGGCCGACGGCGAGCTCATCCGGGTGCTGCCGGCGTGCATACACTACTTCCACGCCGGCTGCGTCCAGGAGTGGCTCTCGGCGAACGCCACCTGCCCTCTCTGCCGTGCTCCGTTCGCCGCCACCGACTGA